One window of Camelina sativa cultivar DH55 chromosome 4, Cs, whole genome shotgun sequence genomic DNA carries:
- the LOC104779942 gene encoding uncharacterized protein LOC104779942, with protein sequence MAASFSLTSFISFISPFKSQTKPTPPPNITLPSPTISQRRRNDLAIESMAVDESSSTASSLSSELASVICPSLAYSNTLFFSSSGYNVQVFVEDNESEERLVNRFRREVMRTGVIQECKRRRYFENKQDEKKRRTRDAAKRNKKRRPQARFTQESREEAAAATKSKKKDEEEDNWEMPDGDVPS encoded by the exons ATGGCGGCTTCGTTCTCACTCACGagcttcatctccttcatctcaCCATTCAAATCACAAACCAAACCTACTCCGCCACCGAACATCACTCTTCCTTCTCCGACTATCTCCCAAAGGCGAAGAAATGATCTAGCCATCGAATCAATGGCGGTCGACGAGTCTTCTTCCACCGCATCTTCGCTTTCCTCTGAGCTTGCCTCCGTGATTTGTCCCTCGCTTGCTTACTCGAACACgctcttcttcagttcttcgGGATACAACGTGCAAGTGTTTGTTGAGGATAATGAGTCAGAGGAGAGGCTTGTGAATCGTTTTAGGAGAGAAGTGATGAGAACTGGTGTTATACAGGAATGTAAACGGAGGAGATACTTTGAGAATAAacaagatgagaagaagagaaggactCGTGATGCTGCTAAGCGTAACAAGAAAAG gcgTCCTCAAGCAAGGTTTACTCAAGAATCaagagaagaagcagcagcagcaactaAGAGTAAGaaaaaggatgaagaagaagacaactgGGAGATGCCTGATGGAGATGTACCTTCTTAA